A region from the Lolium perenne isolate Kyuss_39 chromosome 4, Kyuss_2.0, whole genome shotgun sequence genome encodes:
- the LOC127348260 gene encoding uncharacterized protein: MLLQVLVRLHCARAAARTGLLSRRWRGLWARLPGLTFRDIPAGEVKSALAHVARRTAVSLLEIRLMASTDGKLDGACAKSLLRTAARLSPKEIVFVLPQRPMIKRGRGVTMVLPCFYRATSIELDMRFLHVMSPPAGQLPVLEMLSISGNIVDVGGLLNRCPRLRVLRITFRGVDPTSLEAALNTLETAAALGLAVCGLGIEFEEFTRRVSVDGTRFASLLLAAARISPQELLFTNSFRRLVDADLVCFHRTTSIELNLHKIRFTQLPASEFSMLERLTLNGCTITDLVTMIIRSPRLRMLKVHSGSIEDVKVHSVSLEELELDFDRNMECRSIHIVTPILKQLKLKVHGGTDLRVFISASMVEKVSWCRTYTSLPLIFGFWWLQSLRLETIESYKHKDGVLINDEAAICSQLPCAQVLSMEISSYNPVGVVVDFAHEMEKILVANFSVFELHLNAKGHAFGAFLLGLLGMHRIRTNTQKLKVVLPGWFQMTQASQCLGDCPCDDPKDWRSQSISLTLLEEVEIINLRGGDHEIDFVTSILGWAPMLTRMIIKLVYEVEQSEIGGCATAIYNTCLGYPSVNCSIYLSSGKKLSGPQAQAESYGLCLLPEKECS; the protein is encoded by the exons ATGCTCCTCCAGGTCCTCGTGCGGCTGCACTGCGCCCGTGCCGCCGCACGTACCGGCCTGCTCTCGCGGCGGTGGCGCGGCCTCTGGGCTCGTCTCCCCGGCCTCACCTTCCGCGACATCCCGGCCGGCGAGGTCAAATCGGCGCTCGCCCATGTAGCACGTCGCACCGCTGTGTCCCTTCTAGAAATCCGTCTCATGGCATCGACGGACGGCAAGCTTGATGGCGCCTGTGCGAAGTCGTTGCTGCGCACCGCCGCGCGCCTCTCGCCGAAGGAGATCGTCTTCGTCCTCCCGCAGCGTCCTATGATTAAGCGAGGCCGTGGCGTCACGATGGTACTTCCTTGCTTCTACCGCGCCACCTCAATCGAGTTGGACATGCGATTCCTCCACGTCATGTCGCCGCCGGCGGGCCAGCTCCCCGTGCTCGAGATGTTGTCCATCTCCGGCAACATTGTCGACGTTGGTGGCTTGCTGAACCGCTGCCCCCGGCTGCGCGTGCTCAGGATCACCTTCCGAGGTGTTGATCCGACATCTCTTGAGGCCGCGCTCAACACACTCGAGACGGCGGCTGCCCTTGGCCTCGCGGTCTGTGGCCTGGGCATCGAATTTGAAGAATTTACTAGGAGGGTTAGTGTCGATGGCACTCGCTTTGCCTCTCTTCTCCTTGCCGCGGCTAGGATATCTCCACAAGAGCTCCTCTTTACTAACAGCTTCCGCAGACTTGTTGATGCTGACCTGGTTTGCTTCCACCGCACCACGTCGATCGAGTTGAACTTGCACAAAATCCGCTTCACACAGCTACCAGCCAGCGAGTTCTCCATGCTCGAGAGGCTGACCCTCAATGGCTGCACCATCACCGATCTTGTCACAATGATCATTCGATCTCCGCGACTGCGCATGCTCAAGGTCCACTCGGGTTCAATCGAGGACGTGAAGGTCCACTCGGTTTCACTCGAGGAGCTCGAGCTTGATTTTGACAGAAACATGGAATGTCGGAGCATCCACATCGTGACTCCGATACTTAAGCAACTGAAGCTCAAGGTCCATGGCGGGACGGACCTACGGGTTTTCATCTCGGCATCGATGGTGGAGAAGGTGTCATGGTGTCGAACGTATACATCGTTgcctcttatttttggtttctggTGGCTCCAGAGCCTGCGGTTAGAGACGATAGAGAGCTACAAACACAAAGATGGGGTGCTCATCAACGATGAGGCAGCCATATGTTCGCAACTTCCTTGTGCTCAGGTCCTATCCATGGAGATATCTTCTTAT AATCCTGTAGGTGTTGTTGTGGACTTTGCACATGAGATGGAGAAAATTCTGGTTGCCAATTTTTCTGTGTTTGAGTTACATCTCAACGCAAAGGGGCATGCTTTTGGAGCATTTTTGTTAGGTCTTCTTGGGATGCATCGCATTAGAACTAATACTCAGAAGCTGAAGGTTGTCCTGCCGGGGTGGTTTCAG ATGACACAAGCATCACAATGTCTTGGAGACTGTCCTTGTGATGATCCCAAGGATTGGAGGAGCCAAAGTATCTCCCTGACTCTTCTTGAAGAAGTGGAGATCATCAACCTCAGAGGAGGGGATCACGAGATCGACTTTGTCACATCGATACTTGGATGGGCGCCAATGCTTACAAGAATGATCATCAAGTTGGTGTATGAGGTTGAGCAAAGTGAGATTGGAGGTTGCGCGACGGCTATCTACAATACCTGCTTGGGGTATCCTTCCGTGAATTGCTCAATCTATCTCAGCTCTGGCAAAAAGTTGAGTGGTCCTCAGGCACAAGCAGAATCATACGGGCTTTGTTTGCTTCCAGAAAAGGAATGTTCGTAG